TCAGTCAAACGCAAGTCTGCGTTATCATTGCGTAAAATCAAACGATATTCTGCTCTACTAGTAAGTAGACGATATGGTTCATTCGTCCCTTTGGTTACCAAGTCATCGATTAACACGCCAATGTAAGCATCGTTACGGCCTAAGGTAAATCCTGGCTTATCTTGAGCAGATAATGCCGCATTAATTCCTGCAATTAAACCTTGACCAGCTGCTTCTTCATAACCTGATGTTCCATTCATCTGGCCTGCAGTAAATAAATGCTTTACGTTTTTGGTTTCCAAAGTATGCTTCAATTGCCATGGTTCAACCACATCGTATTCAATTGCATATCCTGGTCGCATCATTTCCGCATGTTCTAATCCCGCAACAGAATGAATCATCTTTAATTGAATTTCTTCTGGCATTGAAGTTGAAAAGTCGCCTACATAAACTTCCTTGGTAGTCTTTCCTTCTGGTTCAAGGAAAATTTGGTGGCGATCCTTATCTGCAAAGCGGACAACTTTGTCTTCAATTGAAGGACAATAACGTGGGCCTACACCCTTGATAATTCCAGAGAACATCGGTGCACGGTCAAGATTGTTTCTAATAATCGTGTGTGTGGTTGGATTAGTATAAGTCATCCAACAAGAAATTTGTTTTTGTAAATAATCTTCATCACGACTTTCATATGAAAAGTGCCGTGGAGTTTTATCACCAGGTTCTTCCTCAGTTTTAGAATAGTCAATTGTATTGCCGTTAACACGTGGAGGAGTACCGGTTTTAAAACGACGCAGCTTAAAACCTAACTTTTCTAGATTTTCCGACAGCTTAATTGAAGGAGTAGTGTTATTTGGACCTGAAGAATAAGTCAATTCCCCAATAATAATTTTACCGCGAGCCGCTGTACCTGTAGTCAAAACAACGCTTTTAGCATGATACTTCGCACCAGTATTGGTAATCACACCTTTGCAGACGCCATCTTCAACTACCAATTCATCCACGATAGCCTGACGCAAGGTCAAGTTGGGCGTATTTTCGATCGTATCCTTCATGTGTTCATGATATTGCCACTTATCAGCTTGAGCACGTAGCGCACG
This is a stretch of genomic DNA from Lactobacillus crispatus. It encodes these proteins:
- the mnmG gene encoding tRNA uridine-5-carboxymethylaminomethyl(34) synthesis enzyme MnmG yields the protein MVKTYDSNEYDVIVVGAGHAGCEAALASAHMGQKTLLVTIGLDMVAFMPCNPSVGGPAKGTVVREIDALGGQMGKNIDATYIQMRMLNTGKGPAVRALRAQADKWQYHEHMKDTIENTPNLTLRQAIVDELVVEDGVCKGVITNTGAKYHAKSVVLTTGTAARGKIIIGELTYSSGPNNTTPSIKLSENLEKLGFKLRRFKTGTPPRVNGNTIDYSKTEEEPGDKTPRHFSYESRDEDYLQKQISCWMTYTNPTTHTIIRNNLDRAPMFSGIIKGVGPRYCPSIEDKVVRFADKDRHQIFLEPEGKTTKEVYVGDFSTSMPEEIQLKMIHSVAGLEHAEMMRPGYAIEYDVVEPWQLKHTLETKNVKHLFTAGQMNGTSGYEEAAGQGLIAGINAALSAQDKPGFTLGRNDAYIGVLIDDLVTKGTNEPYRLLTSRAEYRLILRNDNADLRLTEYGHDLGLISDERFARFEEKKHAIEDAKTRLHEITVHLTDEVQEFLQSIGQEPMKAGVKADVFLRRPNVTIADIERLTGEKVPGDRYVKEQVEIGIKYAGYIKKEETRIARLKRQEAKKIPADIDYDQIEGLATEARQKFEKIRPETLAQAERISGVNPADLAILSVYIQNGRYSRVKK